A genome region from Acaryochloris marina S15 includes the following:
- a CDS encoding IS630 family transposase, translating to MSTLLRNLGFSFQRARFVAAHLNEAKRQEWMTHKWPEILRLSAAKDALILFGDEASFAQWGSLSYTWSLRGDQPTLPTSGKRKAYKVFGLIDYHSGQFFYQGQTGRFNSEGYTAFLTQVLQQTHKHIILIQDGARYHTSKATKQFFDQQSARLTPFQLPTYSPDFNPIEFLWKKLKKRSTHLRFFKQFDDLVQQVDEGLLYFSQTPNEITVLMGKYCKTLGTQAA from the coding sequence GTGAGTACTCTACTGAGGAACTTAGGCTTTTCATTTCAAAGAGCACGGTTTGTTGCAGCTCATCTCAATGAAGCCAAGCGACAAGAATGGATGACACACAAATGGCCTGAGATTTTGCGTTTATCAGCAGCCAAAGATGCCCTAATTTTATTTGGGGATGAGGCCAGTTTTGCGCAGTGGGGGTCGTTAAGCTACACCTGGAGTCTTCGTGGAGACCAGCCAACATTGCCCACCAGTGGTAAACGGAAGGCTTACAAGGTGTTTGGATTAATTGATTATCATTCTGGTCAGTTCTTCTATCAAGGTCAGACGGGACGCTTCAATTCTGAAGGGTATACTGCTTTTCTAACTCAAGTACTCCAGCAGACTCACAAGCATATTATTCTCATTCAGGACGGGGCTAGATATCACACCAGTAAAGCAACTAAGCAGTTCTTTGACCAGCAATCCGCTCGCCTTACTCCTTTCCAATTACCCACATATTCTCCTGACTTCAACCCAATTGAATTCTTGTGGAAGAAACTCAAAAAACGCAGCACACACCTACGGTTCTTCAAGCAATTTGATGACTTAGTTCAGCAGGTCGATGAGGGGCTACTGTACTTTAGTCAGACTCCCAATGAAATTACTGTCTTAATGGGCAAATATTGCAAAACCTTGGGTACACAAGCTGCCTAG
- a CDS encoding helix-turn-helix domain-containing protein, which yields MLAQFKLRFTQSTRKKIEAKLRQAYGSQNLRLVKRISALLQLGQGGSVAQVAETLALGEQTIRDYLHAFLKRGIASFRYKASQGRRSKLTPRQRQQLKSWIKAGPLKAGYECGCWSALMVQDLIAKRFNVSYHPIM from the coding sequence ATGCTCGCACAATTCAAACTGCGCTTTACCCAATCAACACGCAAAAAGATTGAAGCTAAACTGCGCCAGGCATACGGGAGTCAGAATTTACGTCTGGTCAAACGTATTAGTGCTTTATTGCAGCTTGGTCAAGGTGGTTCAGTGGCACAGGTAGCTGAAACATTGGCACTAGGCGAACAAACGATCAGGGATTATCTGCATGCATTTCTAAAACGAGGTATCGCTAGCTTTAGATACAAAGCGTCTCAAGGACGTCGCAGCAAACTCACTCCACGGCAACGACAACAGCTCAAGTCATGGATTAAAGCAGGTCCGCTCAAAGCTGGATACGAGTGTGGTTGTTGGAGTGCATTAATGGTTCAAGACCTGATTGCGAAACGCTTCAATGTTTCCTATCATCCCATTATGTGA
- a CDS encoding DNA repair helicase XPB gives MTYIAENALIIQSDRSVLLEVHAPTADAAREAISPFAELVKSPEHIHTYQLTPLSIWNARAAGMPISEMIGALKQHAKYPMPDAVAQEIEALGQRYGLTVIEKDGLQLLLTIATLPLVELLRRDEQVSPLLGVQKSNRSFQVDYSHRGLLKQALLTAGYPAEDLAGYVDGEALSLQLLQQTRTGSSFHLRPYQQDAADMFYQAGSTQGGSGVIVLPCGAGKTMVGMAVMAAVQEHTLILTSNLTSVRQWQRELLDKTNLPEDAIAEYSGEQKSTGPVTLATYQILTYRPSPESEFPHFKLFNAHAWGLVIYDEVHLLPAPIFRVTAELQARRRLGLTATLIREDGREGDVFALIGPKRYDVPWRELEGQGFIATAECTEIRIGQDPERQMEYALTPRRQQFRVAAENPRKLKVIEELLQQESGHRILIIGEYISQLQAIAELIDLPLITGKTAQKERERLYGEFRQGKFQGLVLSRVGNFALDLPDADVLIQVSGKYGSRQEEAQRLGRILRPKADGHPAQFYSLVSLQTCEEDFARHRQLFLTEQGYSYQIQIID, from the coding sequence ATGACCTACATTGCTGAAAATGCCTTAATCATTCAGAGTGATCGCTCCGTACTCTTGGAGGTGCATGCTCCCACTGCTGATGCTGCTCGGGAAGCGATCTCCCCTTTTGCGGAATTAGTCAAAAGCCCCGAACATATCCATACCTATCAACTGACCCCCCTCAGCATTTGGAATGCTCGGGCTGCTGGGATGCCCATATCAGAGATGATTGGAGCACTCAAACAGCATGCAAAATATCCCATGCCAGATGCCGTGGCTCAAGAAATTGAGGCATTGGGACAGCGGTATGGATTAACCGTGATTGAAAAAGATGGGCTCCAGTTGTTGCTGACGATTGCCACCCTACCTTTAGTCGAACTCTTACGCAGAGACGAGCAGGTCTCTCCACTGTTAGGGGTACAAAAGTCTAACCGCTCCTTTCAGGTTGACTACAGTCATCGAGGACTTCTGAAACAAGCCTTGCTGACAGCAGGCTACCCAGCTGAGGACCTTGCAGGATACGTGGATGGGGAGGCTTTATCGCTCCAGCTGCTCCAACAAACTCGAACTGGTTCATCGTTTCACCTGCGACCCTATCAACAAGACGCTGCAGATATGTTTTATCAAGCGGGAAGTACTCAAGGTGGGAGTGGGGTGATTGTTTTGCCCTGTGGAGCGGGCAAAACAATGGTGGGGATGGCCGTTATGGCTGCAGTCCAAGAACATACCCTCATTCTTACCAGCAATCTGACCTCCGTCCGCCAGTGGCAGCGGGAGTTATTAGATAAAACTAACCTGCCTGAAGATGCCATTGCTGAATACAGTGGTGAGCAAAAATCAACCGGCCCAGTTACCCTGGCAACCTACCAAATTCTCACCTATCGACCTTCACCCGAATCTGAGTTTCCACACTTTAAGCTGTTTAATGCTCATGCTTGGGGACTGGTCATCTATGATGAAGTCCATCTGCTCCCTGCTCCTATCTTTCGAGTTACGGCTGAGTTACAGGCTCGCCGCCGCTTGGGACTAACCGCAACGCTAATCCGTGAAGATGGCCGTGAGGGGGATGTGTTTGCACTGATCGGCCCTAAACGCTATGACGTCCCTTGGCGAGAGTTGGAAGGGCAAGGCTTTATCGCCACTGCAGAATGTACTGAAATCAGGATTGGCCAAGACCCAGAACGGCAAATGGAATATGCCCTGACTCCTCGCCGACAGCAATTTCGGGTCGCAGCGGAGAATCCACGCAAGCTGAAGGTCATAGAGGAGCTATTGCAGCAAGAGAGCGGGCATCGAATTTTGATTATTGGTGAGTATATTTCCCAGCTCCAAGCGATCGCTGAATTGATAGACTTGCCGTTAATTACTGGGAAAACTGCTCAAAAGGAACGGGAACGGCTTTATGGAGAATTTCGCCAAGGGAAATTTCAGGGACTCGTACTATCCAGAGTAGGAAATTTTGCGTTGGACTTACCCGATGCTGATGTTTTAATTCAGGTCTCAGGTAAATATGGTTCGCGTCAGGAAGAAGCTCAGCGATTGGGCAGAATTCTCCGCCCCAAGGCAGATGGTCACCCTGCACAGTTTTATAGTCTCGTCTCATTACAGACCTGCGAAGAGGATTTTGCTCGACATCGACAATTATTTTTGACGGAGCAAGGTTACAGCTACCAGATTCAAATTATCGACTGA